The following coding sequences lie in one Dunckerocampus dactyliophorus isolate RoL2022-P2 chromosome 4, RoL_Ddac_1.1, whole genome shotgun sequence genomic window:
- the LOC129179491 gene encoding phospholipid-transporting ATPase ID-like isoform X2 produces the protein MSSFGLDCVRKKERELERKLRANDREYNLSFKYATNAINTSKYNFFTFLPLNLFEQFQRIANAYFLFLLVLQNRHRSDDHVNNRRVQVLIDGKLRSEKWMDVQVGDIIKLENNQFVTADLLLLSSSEPLNLVYIETAELDGETNLKVRQALPVTGDLCGDVNKLADFNGEVHCEPPNNRLDRFTGTLSYAGQKYALDNEKILLRGCTLRNTEWCFGLVLFGGPETKLMQNCGKSTFKRTSVDRLLNVLVLCIFGFLAFMCTVLAVGNYCWELDEGAPFTAFLPRQNGNDAAFSSFLTFWSYVIILNTVVPISLYVSVEIIRLGNSFYIDWDRKMYHGRSDTPAEARTTTLNEELGQIKYVFSDKTGTLTQNIMTFNKCSIHGKSYGDVLDYKGERLEVNEHTETVDFSFNPLADPRFTFHDHALVEAVKLETPEVHAFFRLLALCHTVMAEEKKEGELLYQAQSPDEGALVTAARNFGFVFRSRTPDSVSIVEMGQQRTYELLAILDFNNVRKRMSVIVRSPEGKLSLYCKGADTIIYERLHQSCSKLMDVTTEHLNEFAGEGLRTLALAYKDLDEDFFTQWKRRHHEASTALDDREGKLDRLYEEIEKDLLLLGATAIEDKLQDGVPQTIEQLSKADIKIWVLTGDKQETAENIGYSCNLLREDMNDIFIVSGNSPEDVRQELRNARTSMKPDATEDSVFLLQRTLGKSVAALVDEAVNGEYGLVINGHSLAYALERSMELDFLRTACMCKAVICCRVTPLQKAQVVELVKTYKQAVTLAIGDGANDVSMIKVAHIGVGISGQEGMQAVLSSDYSFAQFRFLQRLLLVHGRWSYLRMCKFLRYFFYKNFTFTFIHFWYAFFCGFSAQTVYDEWFITLYNLVYTALPVLGMSLFDQDVNDMWSFQHPQLYVPGQQNLYFSKTAFFKCALHSCYSSLVLFFIPYAAVNDAVRGDAKDVADYQSFAVLTQTCLLFAVTIQLGLEMSYWTAVNSVFVVGSLVMYFAVTFTMHSNGLFLVLPAAFPFIGTARNSLSQPNVWLTIVLTSVLCILPVVTYRFLFIQLRPTVNDKVMFKVRRAKATPPPPPRRTRIRRTSSRRSGYAFSHAQGYGDLVTSGRFLRRPAVPRPSGFSHTGRATTGFSPMGRSAGYSPTGRAQNVKKAQEVEVTSLQMYRTIRDAAL, from the exons ACCAACGCCATCAACACCTCCAAGTACAACTTCTTCACCTTCCTACCTCTCAACCTCTTTGAGCAGTTCCAGAGGATAGCCAACgcctacttcctgtttctgctGGTGCTCCAG AATCGCCACAGGAGTGACGATCACGTCAACAACCGGAGGGTCCAAGTCCTCATCGATGGAAA ACTGCGCAGCGAGAAGTGGATGGACGTGCAGGTGGGGGACATCATCAAGCTGGAAAACAACCAGTTTGTCACC GCCGACCTCCTGCTGCTGTCCAGCAGCGAACCGCTCAACCTGGTGTACATCGAGACAGCCGAGCTGGACGG TGAGACCAACCTGAAGGTGCGGCAGGCGCTGCCGGTGACGGGCGACCTCTGCGGCGACGTTAACAAGCTGGCAGACTTTAACG GTGAAGTCCACTGCGAGCCCCCCAACAACCGCCTGGACCGCTTCACGGGGACGCTGAGCTACGCAGGGCAGAAGTACGCTCTGGACAACGAGAAGATCCTGCTGCGAGGTTGCACCCTGAGGAACACCGAGTGGTGCTTTGGGCTGGTGCTGTTTGGAG GTCCAGAAACCAAGCTGATGCAGAACTGCGGGAAGAGCACCTTCAAGAGGACCAGCGTGGACCGTCTGTTGAACGTGCTCGTCCTCTGT ATCTTTGGCTTCCTGGCCTTCATGTGCACCGTCCTGGCCGTCGGGAACTACTGCTGGGAGCTGGACGAGGGCGCCCCTTTCACGGCCTTCCTTCCGAGGCAGAACGGCAACGACGCGGCCTTCTCCTCCTTCCTCACCTTCTGGTCCTACGTCATCATCCTCAACACCGTGGTGCCCATTTCGCTCTACGTCAG CGTGGAGATCATTCGCCTGGGTAACAGCTTCTACATCGACTGGGACAGGAAGATGTACCACGGCCGCAGCGACACCCCGGCCGAGGCGCGCACCACCACGCTGAACGAGGAGCTCGGCCAGATCAAGTACGTCTTCAGCGACAAGACGGGCACGCTCACGCAGAACATCATGACCTTCAACAAGTGCTCCATCCACGGCAAGTCCTACG GTGACGTTTTGGACTACAAAGGAGAAAGACTAGAAGTGAACGAG CACACGGAGACGGTGGACTTCTCCTTCAACCCGCTGGCCGACCCCCGCTTCACCTTCCACGATCACGCCCTGGTGGAGGCCGTCAAGCTGGAGACCCCCGAGGTCCACGCCTTCTTCCGACTGCTCGCCCTCTGCCACACTGTCATGGCGGAAGAGAAGAAAGAAG GGGAGCTCCTGTACCAGGCCCAGTCTCCTGATGAGGGCGCTCTCGTCACGGCCGCGAGGAACTTTGGGTTCGTCTTCCGCTCAAGGACGCCGGACAGCGTCTCCATCGTGGAAATGGGACAGCAGCGCACGTACGAGCTCTTGGCCATCCTGGATTTTAACAACGTCCGCAAGAGGATGTCCGTCATTG TCCGCAGCCCCGAGGGGAAGCTGTCCCTCTACTGCAAAGGAGCGGACACCATCATCTACGAGAGGCTGCACCAGTCCTGCAGCAAGTTGATGGACGTCACCACGGAGCACCTCAAC GAGTTTGCAGGGGAAGGCCTACGGACTCTGGCCCTGGCCTACAAGGACCTGGACgaagactttttcacacagtggaaACGGCGCCACCACGAGGCCAGCACCGCCCTGGACGACCGTGAGGGCAAGCTGGACCGGCTGTACGAGGAGATCGAGAAAGACCTGCTG TTGCTAGGGGCAACCGCTATAGAGGACAAGTTGCAGGACGGCGTTCCTCAGACCATTGAGCAGCTGTCCAAAGCCGACATCAAAATCTGGGTGCTGACAGGGGACAAGCAAG AAACGGCTGAAAACATCGGATACTCGTGCAACTTACTGCGCGAGGATATGAACGACATCTTCATCGTCTCGGGCAACTCGCCGGAGGACGTCAGGCAGGAGCTGag AAACGCACGGACCTCCATGAAACCTGACGCCACCGAGGATTCCGTGTTTTTGCTGCAAAGGACTCTTGGTAAAAGCGTGGCGGCCCTGGTGGACGAGGCGGTGAACGGAGAGTACGGCCTGGTCATCAACGGACACAGTCTG GCGTACGCGTTGGAGCGCAGCATGGAGCTGGACTTCCTGAGGACGGCGTGCATGTGCAAGGCGGTCATCTGCTGCCGCGTCACCCCCCTGCAGAAGGCGCAGGTGGTGGAGCTGGTCAAGACGTACAAGCAGGCCGTCACGCTGGCCATCGGCGACGGCGCCAATGACGTCAGCATGATCAAAG TGGCCCACATCGGCGTGGGCATCTCGGGCCAGGAGGGCATGCAGGCGGTGCTGTCCAGCGATTACTCCTTCGCCCAGTTCCGCTTCCTGCAGCGCCTTCTGCTGGTGCACGGCCGCTGGTCCTACCTGCGCATGTGCAAGTTCCTGCGCTACTTCTTCTACAAGaacttcaccttcaccttcatccACTTCTGGTACGCCTTCTTTTGCGGCTTCTCCGCCCAG ACAGTGTATGACGAGTGGTTCATCACGCTCTACAATCTGGTGTACACGGCCTTACCTGTGCTGGGAATGAGCCTCTTTGATCAG GACGTGAACGACATGTGGAGCTTCCAGCACCCTCAACTGTACGTCCCCGGACAGCAGAACCTCTACTTCAGCAAGACGGCCTTCTTCAAGTGCGCCCTGCACAGCTGCTACAGCTCGCTGGTGCTCTTCTTCATCCCCTACGCCGCCGTCAACGACGCCGTGCGTGGCGACGCCAAGGACGTCGCGGACTACCAGTCCTTCGCCGTCCTCACACAGACGTGCCTGCTCTTTGCCGTCACCATCcag CTGGGCTTGGAGATGTCCTACTGGACGGCGGTGAACTCCGTCTTTGTCGTGGGAAGCCTGGTCATGTACTTTGCGGTCACCTTCACCATGCACAGCAACGGCCTCTTTCTCGTCCTGCCTGCTGCCTTCCCTTTCATAG GCACGGCCAGGAACTCCCTGAGCCAGCCCAACGTGTGGCTGACCATCGTCCTCACCTCCGTCCTCTGCATCCTTCCTGTGGTCACCTATCGCTTCCTGTTCATCCAGCTCCGCCCCACCGTCAACGACAAG GTGATGTTCAAGGTCCGCCGGGCCAAAGCGACGCCGCCCCCGCCGCCTCGCCGCACCCGAATCCGCCGCACCAGCTCCCGCCGCTCCGGCTACGCCTTCTCCCACGCGCAGGGCTACGGCGACCTGGTGACCTCGGGGCGGTTCCTGCGGCGCCCGGCCGTGCCGCGCCCCTCGGGGTTCTCCCACACGGGGCGTGCCACCACGGGCTTCAGCCCCATGGGGCGCTCGGCCGGGTACAGCCCCACGGGGCGGGCGCAGAATGTGAAGAAGGCCCAGGAGGTGGAGGTGACCTCGCTGCAGATGTACAGGACCATCAGGGATGCTGCTCTTTGA
- the LOC129179491 gene encoding phospholipid-transporting ATPase ID-like isoform X1 translates to MSSFGLDCVRKKERELERKLRANDREYNLSFKYATNAINTSKYNFFTFLPLNLFEQFQRIANAYFLFLLVLQVIPEISSLSWFTTVVPLVLVLSVTAAKDATDDINRHRSDDHVNNRRVQVLIDGKLRSEKWMDVQVGDIIKLENNQFVTADLLLLSSSEPLNLVYIETAELDGETNLKVRQALPVTGDLCGDVNKLADFNGEVHCEPPNNRLDRFTGTLSYAGQKYALDNEKILLRGCTLRNTEWCFGLVLFGGPETKLMQNCGKSTFKRTSVDRLLNVLVLCIFGFLAFMCTVLAVGNYCWELDEGAPFTAFLPRQNGNDAAFSSFLTFWSYVIILNTVVPISLYVSVEIIRLGNSFYIDWDRKMYHGRSDTPAEARTTTLNEELGQIKYVFSDKTGTLTQNIMTFNKCSIHGKSYGDVLDYKGERLEVNEHTETVDFSFNPLADPRFTFHDHALVEAVKLETPEVHAFFRLLALCHTVMAEEKKEGELLYQAQSPDEGALVTAARNFGFVFRSRTPDSVSIVEMGQQRTYELLAILDFNNVRKRMSVIVRSPEGKLSLYCKGADTIIYERLHQSCSKLMDVTTEHLNEFAGEGLRTLALAYKDLDEDFFTQWKRRHHEASTALDDREGKLDRLYEEIEKDLLLLGATAIEDKLQDGVPQTIEQLSKADIKIWVLTGDKQETAENIGYSCNLLREDMNDIFIVSGNSPEDVRQELRNARTSMKPDATEDSVFLLQRTLGKSVAALVDEAVNGEYGLVINGHSLAYALERSMELDFLRTACMCKAVICCRVTPLQKAQVVELVKTYKQAVTLAIGDGANDVSMIKVAHIGVGISGQEGMQAVLSSDYSFAQFRFLQRLLLVHGRWSYLRMCKFLRYFFYKNFTFTFIHFWYAFFCGFSAQTVYDEWFITLYNLVYTALPVLGMSLFDQDVNDMWSFQHPQLYVPGQQNLYFSKTAFFKCALHSCYSSLVLFFIPYAAVNDAVRGDAKDVADYQSFAVLTQTCLLFAVTIQLGLEMSYWTAVNSVFVVGSLVMYFAVTFTMHSNGLFLVLPAAFPFIGTARNSLSQPNVWLTIVLTSVLCILPVVTYRFLFIQLRPTVNDKVMFKVRRAKATPPPPPRRTRIRRTSSRRSGYAFSHAQGYGDLVTSGRFLRRPAVPRPSGFSHTGRATTGFSPMGRSAGYSPTGRAQNVKKAQEVEVTSLQMYRTIRDAAL, encoded by the exons ACCAACGCCATCAACACCTCCAAGTACAACTTCTTCACCTTCCTACCTCTCAACCTCTTTGAGCAGTTCCAGAGGATAGCCAACgcctacttcctgtttctgctGGTGCTCCAG GTGATTCCTGAGATCTCGTCGCTGTCCTGGTTCACCACCGTGGTGCCTCTGGTCCTGGTGCTGTCCGTCACCGCCGCCAAGGACGCCACCGACGACATC AATCGCCACAGGAGTGACGATCACGTCAACAACCGGAGGGTCCAAGTCCTCATCGATGGAAA ACTGCGCAGCGAGAAGTGGATGGACGTGCAGGTGGGGGACATCATCAAGCTGGAAAACAACCAGTTTGTCACC GCCGACCTCCTGCTGCTGTCCAGCAGCGAACCGCTCAACCTGGTGTACATCGAGACAGCCGAGCTGGACGG TGAGACCAACCTGAAGGTGCGGCAGGCGCTGCCGGTGACGGGCGACCTCTGCGGCGACGTTAACAAGCTGGCAGACTTTAACG GTGAAGTCCACTGCGAGCCCCCCAACAACCGCCTGGACCGCTTCACGGGGACGCTGAGCTACGCAGGGCAGAAGTACGCTCTGGACAACGAGAAGATCCTGCTGCGAGGTTGCACCCTGAGGAACACCGAGTGGTGCTTTGGGCTGGTGCTGTTTGGAG GTCCAGAAACCAAGCTGATGCAGAACTGCGGGAAGAGCACCTTCAAGAGGACCAGCGTGGACCGTCTGTTGAACGTGCTCGTCCTCTGT ATCTTTGGCTTCCTGGCCTTCATGTGCACCGTCCTGGCCGTCGGGAACTACTGCTGGGAGCTGGACGAGGGCGCCCCTTTCACGGCCTTCCTTCCGAGGCAGAACGGCAACGACGCGGCCTTCTCCTCCTTCCTCACCTTCTGGTCCTACGTCATCATCCTCAACACCGTGGTGCCCATTTCGCTCTACGTCAG CGTGGAGATCATTCGCCTGGGTAACAGCTTCTACATCGACTGGGACAGGAAGATGTACCACGGCCGCAGCGACACCCCGGCCGAGGCGCGCACCACCACGCTGAACGAGGAGCTCGGCCAGATCAAGTACGTCTTCAGCGACAAGACGGGCACGCTCACGCAGAACATCATGACCTTCAACAAGTGCTCCATCCACGGCAAGTCCTACG GTGACGTTTTGGACTACAAAGGAGAAAGACTAGAAGTGAACGAG CACACGGAGACGGTGGACTTCTCCTTCAACCCGCTGGCCGACCCCCGCTTCACCTTCCACGATCACGCCCTGGTGGAGGCCGTCAAGCTGGAGACCCCCGAGGTCCACGCCTTCTTCCGACTGCTCGCCCTCTGCCACACTGTCATGGCGGAAGAGAAGAAAGAAG GGGAGCTCCTGTACCAGGCCCAGTCTCCTGATGAGGGCGCTCTCGTCACGGCCGCGAGGAACTTTGGGTTCGTCTTCCGCTCAAGGACGCCGGACAGCGTCTCCATCGTGGAAATGGGACAGCAGCGCACGTACGAGCTCTTGGCCATCCTGGATTTTAACAACGTCCGCAAGAGGATGTCCGTCATTG TCCGCAGCCCCGAGGGGAAGCTGTCCCTCTACTGCAAAGGAGCGGACACCATCATCTACGAGAGGCTGCACCAGTCCTGCAGCAAGTTGATGGACGTCACCACGGAGCACCTCAAC GAGTTTGCAGGGGAAGGCCTACGGACTCTGGCCCTGGCCTACAAGGACCTGGACgaagactttttcacacagtggaaACGGCGCCACCACGAGGCCAGCACCGCCCTGGACGACCGTGAGGGCAAGCTGGACCGGCTGTACGAGGAGATCGAGAAAGACCTGCTG TTGCTAGGGGCAACCGCTATAGAGGACAAGTTGCAGGACGGCGTTCCTCAGACCATTGAGCAGCTGTCCAAAGCCGACATCAAAATCTGGGTGCTGACAGGGGACAAGCAAG AAACGGCTGAAAACATCGGATACTCGTGCAACTTACTGCGCGAGGATATGAACGACATCTTCATCGTCTCGGGCAACTCGCCGGAGGACGTCAGGCAGGAGCTGag AAACGCACGGACCTCCATGAAACCTGACGCCACCGAGGATTCCGTGTTTTTGCTGCAAAGGACTCTTGGTAAAAGCGTGGCGGCCCTGGTGGACGAGGCGGTGAACGGAGAGTACGGCCTGGTCATCAACGGACACAGTCTG GCGTACGCGTTGGAGCGCAGCATGGAGCTGGACTTCCTGAGGACGGCGTGCATGTGCAAGGCGGTCATCTGCTGCCGCGTCACCCCCCTGCAGAAGGCGCAGGTGGTGGAGCTGGTCAAGACGTACAAGCAGGCCGTCACGCTGGCCATCGGCGACGGCGCCAATGACGTCAGCATGATCAAAG TGGCCCACATCGGCGTGGGCATCTCGGGCCAGGAGGGCATGCAGGCGGTGCTGTCCAGCGATTACTCCTTCGCCCAGTTCCGCTTCCTGCAGCGCCTTCTGCTGGTGCACGGCCGCTGGTCCTACCTGCGCATGTGCAAGTTCCTGCGCTACTTCTTCTACAAGaacttcaccttcaccttcatccACTTCTGGTACGCCTTCTTTTGCGGCTTCTCCGCCCAG ACAGTGTATGACGAGTGGTTCATCACGCTCTACAATCTGGTGTACACGGCCTTACCTGTGCTGGGAATGAGCCTCTTTGATCAG GACGTGAACGACATGTGGAGCTTCCAGCACCCTCAACTGTACGTCCCCGGACAGCAGAACCTCTACTTCAGCAAGACGGCCTTCTTCAAGTGCGCCCTGCACAGCTGCTACAGCTCGCTGGTGCTCTTCTTCATCCCCTACGCCGCCGTCAACGACGCCGTGCGTGGCGACGCCAAGGACGTCGCGGACTACCAGTCCTTCGCCGTCCTCACACAGACGTGCCTGCTCTTTGCCGTCACCATCcag CTGGGCTTGGAGATGTCCTACTGGACGGCGGTGAACTCCGTCTTTGTCGTGGGAAGCCTGGTCATGTACTTTGCGGTCACCTTCACCATGCACAGCAACGGCCTCTTTCTCGTCCTGCCTGCTGCCTTCCCTTTCATAG GCACGGCCAGGAACTCCCTGAGCCAGCCCAACGTGTGGCTGACCATCGTCCTCACCTCCGTCCTCTGCATCCTTCCTGTGGTCACCTATCGCTTCCTGTTCATCCAGCTCCGCCCCACCGTCAACGACAAG GTGATGTTCAAGGTCCGCCGGGCCAAAGCGACGCCGCCCCCGCCGCCTCGCCGCACCCGAATCCGCCGCACCAGCTCCCGCCGCTCCGGCTACGCCTTCTCCCACGCGCAGGGCTACGGCGACCTGGTGACCTCGGGGCGGTTCCTGCGGCGCCCGGCCGTGCCGCGCCCCTCGGGGTTCTCCCACACGGGGCGTGCCACCACGGGCTTCAGCCCCATGGGGCGCTCGGCCGGGTACAGCCCCACGGGGCGGGCGCAGAATGTGAAGAAGGCCCAGGAGGTGGAGGTGACCTCGCTGCAGATGTACAGGACCATCAGGGATGCTGCTCTTTGA